The genomic segment GATATAAACTGGTTCCACAAATGAGATAACGGAAAATCTCTGGTGTGGTTTTCGAGGCTTCCAAAGTTTGTTTTCAAAATCGGTGAGACAATTATAGCACCTCTGGGGATTTCTTACCAAATTTATTCCAATGCTAAATTCGCACTTGCACATTACACCGAAAACTGGTAGAATGCATCTCACATCGTGTTGTAAGGGCAAATTCGCACGAAATCGTAAGCTGCAACAACGGAGCGGGGTTTTTGATAAGGTATTTCTTCAGATATACGGAAAGGCACTTTCAACACAGAACCCACCTGACCGAACCGCAAGGTAAATTTAAAAATCGCTTGCAAGTTACGCGAACCGGGAAAGGAAAGAACTATGCCGAAAATGACAGGTGCTAAATTTATTGCTGATACCGTCCACGGATATGGAATTACGCACGTTTTTTTTATGCCGTATATCGGACCGCGGACTTTAATGGAGATGGAAAGTCTTGGAATTAAGCGGGTTCAGACGCACGGTGAAAAAGCAGCAGCGTATATGGCTGACGCTTACGCCCGTGTGAACCGCGCGCCAAGCCTCTGCATGGCACAATCGGTCGGTGCAGTGAACCTCGCCGCGGGGTTACAAGATGCCTATCTCGCTTGCTCACCGGTGATTGCGATTACGGGTAAGGAAAACCAAATCAATCAACAACGGCACGCCTACCAAGAGGTAGACCACGTCAACCCGTTTTCTGCTGTCACGAAATATAGCGCATACGTCGCGACCCCGGAGCAGTTGCCCTTCTATCTACGGCAAGCCTTCCGTGCGGCAACAACAGGGACCCCCGGACCTGCACACCTCGATTTCGAAGGCATCGCTGGGACCTCGGTTATTGATCGAGAAGGTGAACTTGAGGTCATCATTGAAGAGGCGTTTACCCAATTACCGCCGTTCCGTCCGGAAGCAGAAGCAGAAAAGGTAACGGACGCTCTCAGTCTCCTCTCCGATGCGGAACGTCCCATCATTATGGCAGGGGGTGGCGTAACGGCGTCGGACGCACGCTCAGAACTTGTCGCAGTGGCGGAGAAACTCTCGATTCCGGTAGCGACTTCGCTGAATGCAAAGGCGATGTTTCCCAGTGACCATCCGTTGGCAGTCGGGACTCCGGGTTCATACTCGCGGGCATGCGCCAATCAAGCAATGTGTGAGGCAGATCTTGTCTTCTTTATCGGAAGTCATACGGGTGGACAGGTAACCAACGGATATAAGATCCCGCCACAAGGCACACCGATTATACAACTCGACATTAACCCAGATGAACTGGGACGGAATTATCCGATCCAGTTAGGGATGCAGGGAGATGTGCGGAACACACTCCGTCGGATGCTTGACGCGTCAGAAGCTACGGAGCCGCGGACTGAATGGGTCAGCCGCGTCCAAGAATTGGTGCAAAACTGGAAAGACGATGTCAGTGAGAAGGTAAACTCGGAACGGTTGCCGATGCTACCCGAACGGCTCTGTCGTGAACTGACAGACTATCTTCCGTCAGACGCTATCCTCGTCTCCGACACAGGGCATTCAGGTATCTGGACTGGCACGATGATTGACTTCAAACATCCCGATCAGAGTTTCATCCGTTGTTCGGGTTCGCTCGGATGGGGACTCCCCGCGGCGATGGGTGCCAAGTGCGCGCAACCCGATAGACCGGTCATCTGTTTCACAGGCGACGGCGGTATCTGGTATCACATGACGGAACTCGATACGGCAATGAAGTCCGGGATTAATGCTGTCATTGTTGTGAACAATAACCACTCACTGAACCAAGAACAGGGTGGCGTTGAGTCGGTTTACGGTGGACGGACAACGGGTTCCGATGAACTCTGGTTGTTCCCAGATGCGGATTTTGCGAAGATGGCAGAATCGATGGGATGTCTTGGAATTACGGTCAATAAACCGAGTGAACTCGCGGGTGCGCTGGATCAGGCACTTGATTCAGGGAGACCGGTAGTCGTGGATGTGAAAACGCATGTGGAAGGGATTGCGCCCCGGACGTGGATGCCTTCGTAGAGGTGAATTATGCGGTCGTGCGAGGTCACTGTGCCTCGCACAATC from the Candidatus Poribacteria bacterium genome contains:
- a CDS encoding thiamine pyrophosphate-binding protein, with the translated sequence MPKMTGAKFIADTVHGYGITHVFFMPYIGPRTLMEMESLGIKRVQTHGEKAAAYMADAYARVNRAPSLCMAQSVGAVNLAAGLQDAYLACSPVIAITGKENQINQQRHAYQEVDHVNPFSAVTKYSAYVATPEQLPFYLRQAFRAATTGTPGPAHLDFEGIAGTSVIDREGELEVIIEEAFTQLPPFRPEAEAEKVTDALSLLSDAERPIIMAGGGVTASDARSELVAVAEKLSIPVATSLNAKAMFPSDHPLAVGTPGSYSRACANQAMCEADLVFFIGSHTGGQVTNGYKIPPQGTPIIQLDINPDELGRNYPIQLGMQGDVRNTLRRMLDASEATEPRTEWVSRVQELVQNWKDDVSEKVNSERLPMLPERLCRELTDYLPSDAILVSDTGHSGIWTGTMIDFKHPDQSFIRCSGSLGWGLPAAMGAKCAQPDRPVICFTGDGGIWYHMTELDTAMKSGINAVIVVNNNHSLNQEQGGVESVYGGRTTGSDELWLFPDADFAKMAESMGCLGITVNKPSELAGALDQALDSGRPVVVDVKTHVEGIAPRTWMPS